Proteins from a genomic interval of Dendropsophus ebraccatus isolate aDenEbr1 chromosome 6, aDenEbr1.pat, whole genome shotgun sequence:
- the GPR6 gene encoding G-protein coupled receptor 6, producing MNESLNDSDSSFSQPWIQTSDVNASLELSAFFSVFTINPWDIMLCISGTIIACENAIVVAIIFYTPTLRTPMFVLIGSLATADLLAGFGLILNFVFQYVIQSETINLITVGFLVASFTASVSSLLAITVDRYLSLYNALTYSSEKTILWIHLMLVVTWGVSMCLGLLPVLGWNCLEDISSCSIVRPLTKSNVTLLSTSFFFIFILMLHLYIKICKIVCRHAHQIALQQHFLTASHYVATKKGVSTLAIILGTFGASWLPFAIYCVVGDPEYPSVYTYATLLPATYNSMINPIIYAYRNQEIQRSMWVLFCGCFHSKVSFRSRSPSDV from the coding sequence ATGAATGAGAGCCTCAATGACAGTGACAGCAGCTTCTCCCAGCCCTGGATCCAGACAAGCGATGTCAATGCTTCCCTGGAGTTGTCAGCTTTCTTCTCAGTCTTTACCATCAACCCTTGGGATATTATGCTGTGCATCTCAGGAACCATCATTGCCTGCGAGAACGCCATCGTGGTGGCCATCATCTTCTACACCCCAACGCTAAGAACCCCCATGTTCGTGCTGATCGGGAGCCTGGCTACTGCAGATCTCCTGGCTGGCTTCGGCTTGATCCTAAATTTTGTATTTCAGTATGTGATCCAGTCAGAGACGATCAACCTGATCACAGTGGGCTTTCTGGTGGCTTCCTTCACCGCTTCAGTGAGCAGCCTATTGGCCATCACTGTGGACAGGTACCTGTCACTGTACAATGCACTGACTTACTCCTCAGAGAAGACCATCTTATGGATTCATCTCATGCTGGTGGTCACCTGGGGGGTGTCCATGTGTCTGGGTCTCCTACCAGTGTTGGGCTGGAACTGTTTAGAGGACATCTCATCTTGCAGCATTGTCAGGCCTCTGACCAAAAGTAATGTGACTCTCTTATCCACCTCCTTCTTTTTCATCTTCATTTTAATGCTGCATCTCTACATCAAAATCTGCAAAATAGTCTGCAGACATGCTCACCAGATAGCACTACAGCAACATTTCCTTACAGCCTCCCACTATGTAGCAACAAAGAAAGGAGTCTCCACTTTGGCAATCATTCTTGGGACTTTTGGGGCCAGCTGGTTGCCCTTTGCCATTTACTGTGTGGTGGGAGACCCTGAATACCCCTCAGTGTACACTTATGCCACCCTCCTACCCGCCACTTACAACTCCATGATCAACCCAATCATATATGCCTACAGAAACCAAGAAATCCAAAGGTCCATGTGGGTTCTTTTCTGTGGCTGCTTTCACTCCAAAGTGTCCTTTCGCTCCAGATCACCCAGTGATGTTTAA